A stretch of DNA from Streptomyces venezuelae:
TCCGCCGCTCCGCCGCCGTTGCCCGGCGCCTGTTGCTGACCGCGCAACAGCGCGTGTACGTCCTCGACGGGCAGCCCGGAGGCGTACGAGAGGCCGCCCTCGCCCTCCACCCGGAGCAGGTCCTCGCCTTCGAGACCGGCACGTTCGAGCAGGGACCTGATGCGCCCGGCGGTCCTGACGGGATCCGCGGCGGACCTCTCGCTCATTCCTGCTCCCCCGCTCCATGACTGGGCCGATGCCGAATCAGAGCGTCAAACACTATCGACTCCGGCTCGGCATCAGCAACCAAAGATGAAAGACATCAGCCCGCATTGACCGCCGGGATGATGCGGGAGCCGTACGCGTCGATGGTGGCCTCCCTGGCATCGTGCATGTCGTAGACGGCGAACTGGTCGACGCCGAGGTCACGCAGGGCCCGCAGCTTCTCGATATGGGCCTCGGCGGGCCCCAGCAGGCAGAACCGGTCGACGATCTCGTCCGGCACGAAGTCGGTGGACGGGTTCCCGGCGCGGCCGTGGTGGCTGTAGTCGTAGCCCTGCCGGGCCTTGATGTACTCGGTGAGTGCCTCCGGGACCATCGAGGAGTGCTCCCCGTAGCGGCTGACCAGGTCGGCGACATGGTTGCCGACCATGCCGCCGAACCAGCGGCACTGATCCCGGGCATGGCCGAGGTCATCGCTCACGTATGCGGGGGCCGCCACGCAGATGGTGATCGCGGCGGGGTCCCGGCCGGCCGCGGCGGCGGCCTCGCGGACCGCTTGGACCATCCATTCGGTGAGGTAGAGGTCGGCGAGCTGGAGGATGAATCCGTCGGCCTTCGCCCCGGCGAGGGCGAGGGCCTTCGGCCCGTACGCGGCCATCCAGACCGGCAGCTTGCCGCCCTTGACCCACGGGATGCGGATCGGGTTGCCGTCCACGGTCGCCTCGCGCCCCTCGGCGAGATCGCGGATGACCTCGATGGCCTCGCCCAGCCGGGCCAGGGTGTTGGGCTTGCGGCCGGCCACCCGCATGGCCGAGTCCCCGCGGCCGATCCCGCAGACGGTGCGGTTGCCGTACATGTCGTTGAGGGTGGCGAAGGTGGAGGCGGTGACCTCCCAGGTGCGGGTGCCCGGGTTGGTCACCATCGGGCCGATGTGCATCTTCTGCGTGTTGGCGAGGATCTGGCTGTAGATGACGAAGGGTTCCTGCCAGAGCACGGCCGAGTCGAAGGTCCAGCCGTAGCGGAAGCCGTTGCGTTCGGCGCGCTTCATGAGGCTGACGACCTGGGAGGCCGGCGGGTCGGTCTGGAGGACGAGGCCGAAGTCCATGCGGGGACTCTCCTTACAGGTACTGGCAGGTGGAGCGGTGGACGAAGGCCCCGTGTCCGGCCCGGCCGGTGTACTCGCGCCGGTCGATGACCAGCTCGCCGCGCGAGAGGACGGTGTCGACCCGCCCGGTGATCCGCTTGCCCTCGTACGCCGAGTAGTCCACGTTCATGTGGTGGGTCTCGGCGGAGATGACCTGCTCGGCGTGCGGATCGTAGAGGACGATGTCGGCGTCCGAGCCGGGGGCGATGGTGCCCTTCTGCGGGTACATGCCGAACATCCGGGCCGGGGTCGCGCAGGCGATCTCGATCCAGCGGCGGCGGCTGATGTGCCCGTCCAGGACCGCCTGATGGAGGAGGTCCATCCGGTTCTCCACCCCCGGAAGCCCGTTGGGGATCTTCGAGAAGTCGCCCCGGCCGAGTTCCTTCTGGCCGCGGAAGCAGAACGGGCAGTGGTCGGTGGAGACCACCTGGAGGTCGTTGGTGCGCAGGCCGCGCCAGAGGGCCGCCTGGTGCTCCCTGGGGCGCAGCGGCGTGGAGCAGACGTACTTGGCGCCCTGGAAGTCGGGCTCGGCGAGGTTGTCGGTGGAGAGGAAGAGGTATTGGGGGCAGGTCTCGCCGAAGACGGGCAGCCCCTTGTCCCGGGCCGCGGCGAGCTCGGCGACGGCCTCCTCGGCCGAGACATGGACCACGTACAGCGGGGAGCCGGCCACCCGGGCCAGTTGGATGGCCCGGTGGGTGGCCTCGGCCTCCAGCAGCACCTTGCGGACCTCGCCGTGGTGGCGCGGGTCGGTCTCGCCGCGCGCCAGGGCCTGTTCCACCAGGACGTCGATGGCGATGCCGTTCTCGGCGTGCATCATGATCAGCCCGCCGTTGGCGGCGCCGCGCTGCATCGCGCGCAGGATCTGTCCGTCGTCGCTGTAGAACACCCCGGGGTAGGCCATGAACAGCTTGAAGGAGCTGATGCCCTCCTCCACCAGGAGGTCCATCTCCTTGAGGGTGTGCTCGTTGACGTCGGAGAGGATCATGTGGAAGCCGTAGTCGATGGCGCAGTTGCCGTCGGCTTTGGCGTACCAGGCGTCGAGGCCCTCGCGGAGCGAGTGGCCGACGCTCTGGACGGCGAAGTCCACGATGGTGGTGGTGCCGCCCCAGGCGGCGGCCCGGGTGCCGGTCTCGAAGGTGTCGGAGGCGAAGGTGCCGCCGAAGGGCAGTTCCATGTGGGTGTGGGCGTCGACGCCGCCCGGGATGACGTACTTCCCGGTCGCATCGATCGTACGGTCGGCCGTCCAGGCCCCGGCGGCTGCGGAGCCGTGGGCGGCCAGGGCGGCCACCCGGCCGTCCTCGACGAGGACGTCCGCGTGGAGTTCGTCGGCGGCGGTGATGACCAGGCCGCCGCGGATCAGGGTGCGGATGCTCATGGTGCGGTCCCCCTACTGGATGGCGCCCAGGGCCTGTTCGAGGATGGCTGCGCCCTCTTCCGCCTCGGTGACGGTGAGGGAGAGCGGAGGCGCGATGCGCAGCACGCTGGTGTTGTGGCCGCCGCCCTTGCCGAGCAGCAGGCCGCCTTCGCGGGCCGCTTCGAGGACGGCGCCGGCCGCGTCGGGGGCGGCCTGGTCGGTGCCCGGCCGGGTGAGTTCGATGCCGGCCATCAGGCCGCGGCCCCGGACATCGCGGACGGCGGGCACGGCGGCGCCGATGGCGCGCAGCCGCTCCAGGAGCAGGCCGCCGACCCGGCGGGCGTTGCCCTGGAGGTCGTGTTCGAGGAGGTAGCCGAGGTTGGCGAGGCCGGCCGCCATGGTGACGGGTGAACCGCCGAAGGTGGAGATGGAGTTGGCGTCCAGGCAGTTCATGATCTCGGCGCGGGCGACGACCCCGCCGATGGACATGCCGTTGCCGATGCCCTTGGCGAAGGTGAGGATGTCCGGCGGGCCGTTCTGGGCGTGCGCCTGCCAGCCCCAGAAGTGGTCGCCGGTGCGGCCCCAGCCGGTCTGCACCTCGTCGCTGATCCAGAGGATGCCGTGCCGGTCGAGGACCTCGCGGAAGGCCCCGTACAGGCCGTCGGGCGGGGAGGTGAACCCGCCGACGCCCTGGATGGGTTCGGCGATCAGGGCGGCCACTCCCCCGCGGGCCTGGCCGAGTACGTCCTCCAGATCGGCGACGGCCGCGGCGGTGAAGGCGGTGTCGTCGAGGTCGGCGAAGGGGCCGCGGCTGCGGACGGCGCCGTGCACGTAGTACGTCTGGAGGGGCGACAGGCTGGTCGGGGACCAGCCGCGGTTGCCGGTGATCGAGACGGTGGAGAAGGACCGGCCGTGGTAGCTGTTGCGCATCGCCAGGATCTGGTTGGAGCGGCGGTACGCGGTGGCCAGGAGCAGGGCGGTGTCGTTGGCCTCGGTGCCGGAGGTGGTGAAGAAGACCCGGGCGTCGGGGATGCCGGAGAGGGCCGCGACGCGTTCGGCGAGTTCCACCATGGGGCGGTTGAGGTAGAGGGTGGAGGAGTGGATGATCCGCCCGGCCTGGTCGGCGACGGCCTTGGTGACCTCGGGGAGGGCGTGGGCGGTCATGGTGGTGAGGATGCCGCCGAAGAAGTCCAGGTAGCGGTTGCCTTCGGCGTCCCAGACGTGCCGGCCCTCGCCGTGGGTGAGCTCGATGGGGTGCCGGTAGTAGAGGGCCAGCCAGTCGGGGAGGACGTTTTGGTGCCGGTGGTGCAGGCTGTTCGGGTCGGTCACGGCTGAACCAGTCCTCCGTAGGCGTCGGGGCGGCGGTCGCGGTAGAAGGCCCACTGGGTCCGGACCTCGGTGATCAGGTCGAAGTCCAGGTCGCGGACGAGGAGTTCCTCCTCCTTGTCGCTGGCGACCTCGCCGACGAACTGGCCGCGGGGGTCGACGAAGTAGCTGGTGCCGTAGAAGTCGTTGTCCCCGTACTCCTCCCGGCCGACGCGGTTGATGGCGGCGACGAAGTACTCGTTGGCCACGGCGGATGCGGGCTGCTCCAGCTGCCACAGGTGGGAGGAGAGCCCGCGGTGGGTGGCGGAGGGGTTGTAGACGAGCTGGGCTCCGGCGAGGCCGAGCTGGCGCCAGCCCTCCGGGAAGTGCCGGTCGTAGCAGATGTAGACGCCGACCTTGCCGACGGCGGTGTCGAACACCGGCCAGCCGAGGTTGCCCGGGCGGAAGTAGTACTTCTCCCAGAACCCCTTGACCTGGGGGATGTGGTGCTTGCGGTACTTGCCGAGGTAACTGCCGTCGGCGTCGATGACGGCGGCGGTGTTGTAGTAGAAGCCCGAGCTCTCCACCTCGAAGACCGGTACGACGATCACCATGCCGGTCTCGCGGGCGAGGTCCTGCATCCGGCGGAGGGTGGGGCCGTCCGGGACGGGCTCCGCCCAGCGGTAGTGCTCGGGCTCCTGCACCTGGCAGAAGTAGGGCGCGTTGAAGACCTCTTGGAAGCCGATGATGCGGGCGCCCTGGGAGGCAGCCCGACGGGCGTGCTCCTCGTGTTTGGCGATCATCGAGTCGGTGTCGCCGGTCCAGGAAGCCTGGACCAGCGCGGCGCGGACGATGTGGGCCATGAGCTGCTCCTCGCCTCTACGCACGTAGACGATGTGCGTAGGTACGAGACCGTAAGCCTCGCCACAGTCCGGGGCAAGACCACCGCGCACGGTCGGAGTAGTCGATCAAGTCAGGTCTTCCGGCGGTCGGAATCGACTCAATTCCGTTCGTTTTTCAGGCCGGCCACGCGCAGGGCATGGACCAGATCGCGGTGGCAGCGGGCGGAGACCGCGCCCGCGGTTTCGAGCAGCCACGGAGCCAGCCGGTCCGGGTCGCGGCGGGCCAGCCGGGCGGCTTCCTCGGCGGGGCGGGCCCGGACGAACGCGTCGAGCAGCGCCTCGGCCTCGCCGGTACGGCCGGCCGCGCCGAGGGCGAGGACGGCCTCGGCGATCTCGGCGGCGGGGCGGGCGACGCCCTCGCGCAGCAGCCGGCCGCGGTCCGGCTCGCGGCCGGCCGCGCCGAGCGCGGTCGCCGCCGCGCTCAGCCGCTCGGGCGGCAGGGTGGCCGCGGCCTCCCAGAGCAGCGTGGCCCAGTCGGGGGCCAGCCCGGCCCGCTCCAACTCGCCTGCGAGGAGCGGCAGCCGCTGGGCGGGCCAGGCGGCGGCTTCGCAGAGCAGGACGTGCGCCTCGCCGGTACGGCCTTGGCCCCGCAGCCCGATGAGCTCCGCGACGAGCCGGGGGACGGCGAGTTCCGCGGGGGCGGGGGCCGCGGCCGGGGGCTGTGCGGGGGCCGGGCCCGGCTCCTCCGGCGCCGGGTCCGGCCGCCCGTAACGGGCACCCCGGGGAGCGGCCTGCGGCTGCTGCTGGTGCGGCAGTTCGGGCACCACCGCTCCGGCGGCCGGGGCCCCGCCGTAGCGGGCGCCGCCGCCACTGCGCCGGGCCGCTCCGCGCAGCCGCCGACCGCCGGGAACCGGCGCCGGCCGGGACCCACCGTCCCCACCGTCTCCGGCCGCCTCCTGCCCCGGCCGCTGCCGCGGTACTCCGGGCAGCGAGCCGGCGTCCGGGTCCGGGTCCGGGCCGGCGGCGGGCCACGGCGCGGGTACGGGCGGTGCGGGTACGCCCGGCGAGGCCGTGGGCGGTGAGGCCAGGGGCCTCGATGGCGCAGGCGACGGGTCCGCGGACGGCGAGACCACGGGCGGTGGGACCACGGACCATGAGGCCACGGGCGGTGAGGCCGCAGGGGGTGGGGCCACGGGCCCTGAGGCCACGGGCGGTGGGGTTGCTAACGCGGCCAGGCGTTGCGCCAGGTCCCGGCAGCGTGCGGCGGCGCGGGCCAGGTCGTCCTGGGTCCAGGAGTACTCGCCGGTCAGGAACTCCGACTCGGCCGGGTCCGCGGACCTCTCCAGCCGGGCCGACAGCGCGTGCAGGGCCGCCTCGGAGGCGGCCCGCTGCGCGCCCGCCGAGGCGAGCAGCGAGCGGAGTTCCTCCGCTCCGCCGGGCAGCCGGTCGTATTCGGCCACCGCCGCCTGCCGGAGCTCCGCCGCCCGGGCTGCCGCGCGGGCCGTGAACTCCTCGCCCGCGACCGCCGCCAGGTCCTGGAAGAGCGACTCCAGGACGTCCCACGGCGGCATCGCGCTGCCGTTCAGGCAGGCCCGCATGCCTTCCGGATCTCTGCGCAGGAACTCGCCGTACCAGCCCGAGCCGGGGTCCAGGTGGGTGGTCAGCCGCCTCAGGTGGGCCGCCAGCCGGTCGATCGCCGTCGCTCCGTCGAGAGAAGTCGCGGTCTCCATGGGCGCATTGGACCGCATCCGTGTTACAGGAGGACTACGGGAATCTCAAACCTTGACGGCGATGCCGGTGTGCGGGCGACGCCCGAGCCGGACGGCCGCGGCGGGCAGGTCCACGATCCAGAACTGCCAGCTGTACTTCCGCGCCATCAGCTTCCGCACCCTCCGCAGCCCGGCCTCGTCGAGCAGCCGCGCCGTACCCTCCAGGACGGGGGTGCCGGGCGTGATGCGTCCGCGCCGGTCGCAGGCGGAGAGGGTGACGTGCCCGTTGGCGCGGATCCGCCTGACCTTCCAGGAGTCCTCTCGGGTCCAGATGTACAGCTCCCCCGCGTCGGCCACCGCCCAGACCGGCGTGGCCACCGGGGTGCCGTTCTTGCGGAAGGTGGTCAGGCTGACGTACCTGGCCCGGCCGAGCTCCTCGATCGTCACCCCGCCCGCGTTCCCGCCGGCTCCTGCTCCAGCCCCTGTCCCTGTCCCTGTCATGGGCCCAGCCTAGGGGGTGTCCGGTGGCGGGCGTGGGAGTGGCTGTCCGGGGTGGTGCAGGCGGCGACGAGCAGGCCGCCCGCGAGCAGGGCACCGATGAGTCCGAGACCGATCCGCTTGACTGCGTTGTGTGCTGACACGGGTTCAGCTGTGCCCGGTGGAGCGCGGCCCGCACCGCCCGTTGGGCCGTTCGGCCGCCCGGCCGGGCGGTCTGACCGGGCCGCCCGGCCCGCCGGCTCAGGCCGCGACGAAGGCGCAGCGGCGCAGCAGGTCGTCCATGGACAGGCCGAGGGCCTGGGCGAGGGCGGCGATCGTGAAGAAGGCGGGGGTGGGGGCCCGGCCGGTCTCGATCTTGCGGAGGGTTTCGGCGGAGAGACCGGCGGAGGCCGCGACCTCGACCATGCTCCGGCTGCCGCGCGCCTCGCGCAGCAGCAGGCCCAGCCGCTCGCCGCGCTCGCGCTCTTCGGGGGTGAGGGGGGTACGGACCATGCACCCATTCTAATACCGGCCCAGCCCCGCCCCACCCCATTTTTATACCGGTATAGTTATTGGCATGGTGGAACTGAAGACCGAACACGAGATCGAGCAGATGCGCGCCGCCGGCCGGGTGGTGGCCACCGCCCTGGCCGCCGTACGGGAAGCGGCCCGGCCGGGGGTCTCGCTGCTGGAACTGGACGCGGTGGCCCGCGAGGTGCTCCGCGAGGCGGGCGCCGGCTCGCCCTTCCTCGGCTACCGGCCGCACTTCGCGCCGGTGCCCTTCCCCGGGGTGATCTGCACCTCGGTCAACGACGCCATCGTGCACGGGATCCCCGGCAGCCGGCGGCTGGGAGACGGCGATCTGGTCAGCATCGACTGCGGCGCCCTGCTGGACGGCTGGGCCGGCGACGCGGCGATCAGCTTCACCGTCGGCCGGGCCCGCCCCGCCGACCGACGGCTGATCGCCACCGCCGAGGCGGCGCTGGCCGCCGGAATCGAGCAGGCCCGGCCCGGCAACCGGATCGGCGACATCGCGCACGCCATCGGCACGGTCTGCCGCACCGCCGGCTACGGCATCCCGGACGGGTACGGCGGCCACGGTATCGGCCGCGCCATGCACGAGGACCCGGGCGTACCCAACGAGGGCCGCCCGGGCCGCGGCATGCTGCTGCGCGCCGGCATGGTGCTGGCGATCGAGCCGATGGTGACCGGGGGCGGCGGGGACGGCTACCGCACCGACCGCGACGGCTGGACCCTGCGCACCACCGACGGCAGCCGGGCCGCCCACGCCGAGCACACCGTCGCGATCACCCCGGCCGGCCCCCGGATCCTCACCACGCTGTAGCTAGTGCTGCGGCCGGACCACCATGGCCGAGCCGCCGCCCCGCCGGGTCTTCTCCGCCGCCGCCAGCCAGCGGCCGTCCGGCAGCCGCTGCACCCCGGTGGCCGCGCCGATCTCCGGGTTCTGCCGGAAGCCCTGTCCCAGCGCTTCGAGTTCGGCCCGCAGCGGGCTGTTCCACAGCCCCGGTTCCAGCTCGGTGGTGGTCTGGTTGCGCTGGCTGGCCCGCGGCGCGGCAATGGCCTCGACCAGCGGCAGGCCGCGGTCCAGGTGGCCGGTCAGGGTCTGCAGCACGGTGGTGATGATGGTGGCGCCGCCCGGGGAGCCCACCGCGAGGACCGGACGCCCGTCCTCCAGGACGATGGTCGGCGACATCGAGGACCGCGGCCGTTTGCCGGGTCCGGGCAGGTTGGGGTCCGGCACGCCGGGCGCGGCCGGGGCGAAGGAGAAGTCGGTCAGTTCGTTGTTGAGGAGGAACCCGCGGCCCGGCACGGTGATGGCGCTGCCGCCGGTGGACTCGATGGTGAGCGTGTAGGAGACGACGTTGCCCCAGCGGTCGGCGACCGTGAGGTGGGTGGTGTTCTCGCCCTCGTAGGTGGTCGGGGCGGTCTGCCCGGTACTGCCGCACGGAACCGGACGGCGCGGGTCACCGGGGGCGAGCGGGCTGGTCAGGGCCCGGTCCGGGCGGATCAGGCAGCCGCGCGTGTCGGCGTACCGCTGGGAGAGCAGCTCCCGGGTGGGCACGTCCTCGAAGGCCGGGTCCCCGACCCAGCGTCCGCGGTCGGCGAAGGAGATCCGGGAGGCCTCGATGAACCGGTGCAGGTACTGGCTCTCGGAGAGCCCGGCCAGATCGGTGCCCTCCAGGATGTTGAGGGCCTCTCCCACGGTGGTGCCGCCCGAGGAGGACGGGGCCATGCTGTAGACGTCCAGGCCCCGGTAGCGCACATGGGTGGGCGCCTGCCGCTTGGTCCCGTACGCCCGCAGATCGGCGGCGGTCAGATCACCCGGCCGGACGATCCGGGTCGCCGCCGGGTCCACGGGCGGGGTGCGGACGGTGTTGACGATGTCCCGGGCGATCGGGCCCCGGTACATGGCCCCGGTGCCCTTGCGGGCGATCTCCGCGTAGGTGTCGGCCAGATCGGGGTTCTTGAAGGTGGAGCCGACCACCGGCAGCTGCCCGCCGGGCAGGAACAGCTCGCGGGTGGCGGGGAAGTCCCGGAACCGGGCCTCGTTGGCCTCGGTCTGGGCGCGGAAGGTGGGGTCCACGGTGAAGCCGTGGCGGGCCAGCTTCTCGGCCGGGCGCAGGAGCTGTCCCAGCGGGCGGCTGCCCCAGGAGTCGAGCACGGTCCGCCAGGTGGCGGGGGTGCCGGGGACGCCGACGCCCCGGCCGCTGGTCTGGCCCTCGGCGAAGGGGATGGGGACGCCGTTCTCCTGGAACAGCTCCGCGGTGGCGCTGGCCGGTGCGGTCTCGCGGCCGTCGACGGTGTGCACCCGGCGGCTCTTCGCGTCGTAGTAGACGAAGTACCCGCCGCCGCCGATGCCCGCCGAGTACGGCTCGGTCACCCCGAGTGCGGCGGCGGTGGCCACGGCCGCGTCCACCGCGTTGCCGCCGGACCGCAGCACCGCGATCCCGGCGGCCGAGGCGTCGGGGTCCACGCTGGCCACGGCCCCGCCCCGGCCGACCGCCTCCGGCACCTTGGGCGGAACCGCCACGGACGTGGGCGGAGCGGCGGCCCCGGTGGAGACCAGGGCCCCGGCGAGGGCGACGAGCGCTAACTGACGTGCCGCGGGACGACGCATCCGTTCCTCCAAACGTGAGGTCGGCACTGTAACTTCACCGCACCCCCCGCGTCAGG
This window harbors:
- a CDS encoding TIGR03842 family LLM class F420-dependent oxidoreductase yields the protein MDFGLVLQTDPPASQVVSLMKRAERNGFRYGWTFDSAVLWQEPFVIYSQILANTQKMHIGPMVTNPGTRTWEVTASTFATLNDMYGNRTVCGIGRGDSAMRVAGRKPNTLARLGEAIEVIRDLAEGREATVDGNPIRIPWVKGGKLPVWMAAYGPKALALAGAKADGFILQLADLYLTEWMVQAVREAAAAAGRDPAAITICVAAPAYVSDDLGHARDQCRWFGGMVGNHVADLVSRYGEHSSMVPEALTEYIKARQGYDYSHHGRAGNPSTDFVPDEIVDRFCLLGPAEAHIEKLRALRDLGVDQFAVYDMHDAREATIDAYGSRIIPAVNAG
- the hydA gene encoding dihydropyrimidinase: MSIRTLIRGGLVITAADELHADVLVEDGRVAALAAHGSAAAGAWTADRTIDATGKYVIPGGVDAHTHMELPFGGTFASDTFETGTRAAAWGGTTTIVDFAVQSVGHSLREGLDAWYAKADGNCAIDYGFHMILSDVNEHTLKEMDLLVEEGISSFKLFMAYPGVFYSDDGQILRAMQRGAANGGLIMMHAENGIAIDVLVEQALARGETDPRHHGEVRKVLLEAEATHRAIQLARVAGSPLYVVHVSAEEAVAELAAARDKGLPVFGETCPQYLFLSTDNLAEPDFQGAKYVCSTPLRPREHQAALWRGLRTNDLQVVSTDHCPFCFRGQKELGRGDFSKIPNGLPGVENRMDLLHQAVLDGHISRRRWIEIACATPARMFGMYPQKGTIAPGSDADIVLYDPHAEQVISAETHHMNVDYSAYEGKRITGRVDTVLSRGELVIDRREYTGRAGHGAFVHRSTCQYL
- a CDS encoding aspartate aminotransferase family protein; the protein is MTDPNSLHHRHQNVLPDWLALYYRHPIELTHGEGRHVWDAEGNRYLDFFGGILTTMTAHALPEVTKAVADQAGRIIHSSTLYLNRPMVELAERVAALSGIPDARVFFTTSGTEANDTALLLATAYRRSNQILAMRNSYHGRSFSTVSITGNRGWSPTSLSPLQTYYVHGAVRSRGPFADLDDTAFTAAAVADLEDVLGQARGGVAALIAEPIQGVGGFTSPPDGLYGAFREVLDRHGILWISDEVQTGWGRTGDHFWGWQAHAQNGPPDILTFAKGIGNGMSIGGVVARAEIMNCLDANSISTFGGSPVTMAAGLANLGYLLEHDLQGNARRVGGLLLERLRAIGAAVPAVRDVRGRGLMAGIELTRPGTDQAAPDAAGAVLEAAREGGLLLGKGGGHNTSVLRIAPPLSLTVTEAEEGAAILEQALGAIQ
- a CDS encoding nitrilase-related carbon-nitrogen hydrolase; protein product: MAHIVRAALVQASWTGDTDSMIAKHEEHARRAASQGARIIGFQEVFNAPYFCQVQEPEHYRWAEPVPDGPTLRRMQDLARETGMVIVVPVFEVESSGFYYNTAAVIDADGSYLGKYRKHHIPQVKGFWEKYYFRPGNLGWPVFDTAVGKVGVYICYDRHFPEGWRQLGLAGAQLVYNPSATHRGLSSHLWQLEQPASAVANEYFVAAINRVGREEYGDNDFYGTSYFVDPRGQFVGEVASDKEEELLVRDLDFDLITEVRTQWAFYRDRRPDAYGGLVQP
- a CDS encoding PPOX class F420-dependent oxidoreductase produces the protein MTIEELGRARYVSLTTFRKNGTPVATPVWAVADAGELYIWTREDSWKVRRIRANGHVTLSACDRRGRITPGTPVLEGTARLLDEAGLRRVRKLMARKYSWQFWIVDLPAAAVRLGRRPHTGIAVKV
- a CDS encoding helix-turn-helix domain-containing protein; this translates as MVRTPLTPEERERGERLGLLLREARGSRSMVEVAASAGLSAETLRKIETGRAPTPAFFTIAALAQALGLSMDDLLRRCAFVAA
- the map gene encoding type I methionyl aminopeptidase encodes the protein MVELKTEHEIEQMRAAGRVVATALAAVREAARPGVSLLELDAVAREVLREAGAGSPFLGYRPHFAPVPFPGVICTSVNDAIVHGIPGSRRLGDGDLVSIDCGALLDGWAGDAAISFTVGRARPADRRLIATAEAALAAGIEQARPGNRIGDIAHAIGTVCRTAGYGIPDGYGGHGIGRAMHEDPGVPNEGRPGRGMLLRAGMVLAIEPMVTGGGGDGYRTDRDGWTLRTTDGSRAAHAEHTVAITPAGPRILTTL
- the ggt gene encoding gamma-glutamyltransferase; its protein translation is MRRPAARQLALVALAGALVSTGAAAPPTSVAVPPKVPEAVGRGGAVASVDPDASAAGIAVLRSGGNAVDAAVATAAALGVTEPYSAGIGGGGYFVYYDAKSRRVHTVDGRETAPASATAELFQENGVPIPFAEGQTSGRGVGVPGTPATWRTVLDSWGSRPLGQLLRPAEKLARHGFTVDPTFRAQTEANEARFRDFPATRELFLPGGQLPVVGSTFKNPDLADTYAEIARKGTGAMYRGPIARDIVNTVRTPPVDPAATRIVRPGDLTAADLRAYGTKRQAPTHVRYRGLDVYSMAPSSSGGTTVGEALNILEGTDLAGLSESQYLHRFIEASRISFADRGRWVGDPAFEDVPTRELLSQRYADTRGCLIRPDRALTSPLAPGDPRRPVPCGSTGQTAPTTYEGENTTHLTVADRWGNVVSYTLTIESTGGSAITVPGRGFLLNNELTDFSFAPAAPGVPDPNLPGPGKRPRSSMSPTIVLEDGRPVLAVGSPGGATIITTVLQTLTGHLDRGLPLVEAIAAPRASQRNQTTTELEPGLWNSPLRAELEALGQGFRQNPEIGAATGVQRLPDGRWLAAAEKTRRGGGSAMVVRPQH